The Deltaproteobacteria bacterium DNA segment CGAGAGGAGGCCTCGTTTCGACCTCCTCCTCGGGGGTGGGCCCGGCCCGGGAATCCCCGGGTCGGGCCCGACCTTGCTACTCTTCACTGGCCTGCTGGCCGCCCCCTCCCCATGAGCAAGAAGACGCCCAAGACCGAGGAGCCCCAGAGCTCCGAAGCACGCCCGAGCCGGCTGCGGCGGCTCGCAGGCCTCGCGCTGAAGCTCGCCCTCCTCGGAGCCCTGCTGGGGATCGGCGGGCTGGGCCTCGGCTTCTGGTACCTCTCGAACGACCTGCCCTCCTTCGACTCGCTGGAGGACTACGACCCGCCCCAGACCTCGCGGGTCTACGACGTCGAGGGCAAGCTCGTCGGCACCTACTTCCGCGAGCGGCGCACGGTCGTCCCCTTCGCCGCGATCCCCCGGGTCCTGCAGCAGGCGATGATCGCCGCCGAGGACGAGAACTTCTTCGAGCACGAGGGCCTCGACTACCTCGGCATCCTGCGGGCCGCCCTGAAGAACGTGGCGGCCGGCCGGGTGAGGCAGGGGGCCAGCACCATCACCCAGCAGGTCGTGAAGACCTTCCTGCTCACCCCCGAGCGCAAGCTCAAGCGGAAGATGAAGGAGATGATCCTCGCCCGCCGCCTCGAGCAGAACCTCTCCAAGGACGAGATCCTCTACCTCTACCTCAACCAGATCTACTTCGGGCACGGCCGCTACGGAGTGGAGGAGGCCTCGCGCTACTACTTCGGCAAGTCGGTGGAGGACCTCGAGCTCGACGAGGCCGCGATCCTGGCGGGCCTGCCCAAGGCGCCGGCCTACTACTCGCCCCGCCGCTACCCCGAGGCCGCCCGCAAGCGGCGCAGCTACGTGCTCGGGCGGATGGCGGCGGCCGGCTTCATCAGCGAGGGGGAGGCGAAGATCGCAGACGCGATCCCCATCCACGTCGCGCCCCTGCCGCCGCCGCAGGCCGGCGCCTCCTACCTGGAGGAGGTGCGCCGGCAGCTGATCGAGGTCCTGGGCGAGGAGGCGCTCCTCGAGGGTGGCCTGGAGATCCACCTGGCGATGAACGCCCGGATGCAGCAGGCCGCCGAGGACGGAGTGCGTGACGCCCTCCACGCCGTCGACCGCCGCCAGGGCTTCCGCGGCCCCCTCGTCCGCGTCTCGGCCGAGACCCGGGCGACGCTCGAGGAGAGCTTCGCCGAGGAGCTCCAGCGCCGCCGCGAGCGCGGCCAGCGGATGGAGCCCTGGATCTGGAACCTCGAGGAGCTGGCCCGCTGGGACGCCGGCGGCGAGACCCCTCCCCCCTTCGAGCTCACCCTCCCCGAGCCCGGCGAGCTGGTGGCCGGGCTGGTGATCGAGCTGCCCGACGAGAAGACCGCGCGGATCTCCCTCGGCTCCGGGAGCGGTACGGTCCGCCTCGAGGACCTGCGCTGGGCCCGCCCCTTCGACCTCGAGAAGGACACCGAGGCGCCCACGCGGATCAGCCAGGTGCTCGCCCCCCTCGACGTGGTCTGGGTGCGGCTGGACGCGGAGGCGCCCGCGACCCCGGGCGAGGACTCCACCGAGATCGCCCTGCACCTCTCGCAGCTGCCGGAGGTGCAGGGCGCCCTGGTGGCCATCGACCCCCGCACCCGGGGCGTGGTGGCGATGGTGGGGGGCTACGACGCCACCCGGGACGCCTTCAACCGGGCCACCCAGGCCCGGCGGCAGCCCGGCTCCTCCTTCAAGCCCTTCGTCTACGGCGCCGCCATCGACACCGGCCTCTTCACCGCCGCCTCCCGGGTGCTGGACGCCCCGGAGGTCTTCCACGATCCCTGGACCGGCAAGGTCTGGAAGCCCCAGAACTACTCCCTGCGCTTCGACGGCGAGATGTCCCTTCGCCAGGCGCTGGCGCGCTCGAAGAACATCGTGGCCGTGCGCCTCATCGACAAGGTCGGCGTGGACACGGTCGTGGACTTCGCCCGGCGCGCCGGGATCGAGAGCAAGCTGCCCCGGGTGCTGCCCCTGGCCCTCGGCGCCGGCGAGGTGACCCCCCTGGAGCACGTCAACGCCTTCACCACCCTGGCGGCGATGGGCGTCCACGACCAGCCCCGGATGGTGCTGGAGGTGAAGAACCGCAACAAGGAGGTGATCCACCGCAGCGAGGCGCGGCCCGAGACCACCCTGCGGCCGGCGGTCACCTTCGTCCTCGCCGACCTGATGACCTCGGTGATGAAGGAGGGCACGGGGAAGCGGCTGAACCGGCTGGGCCGCACGGTGGCGGCCAAGACCGGCACCGCCAACGATCAGCGCGACGCCTGGTTCGTGGGCTTCACGCCGCAGATGGTCTGCGGCACCTGGGTGGGCTTCGACGTGCCGAAGATCCTCGGTCAGAACGAGTACGGCTCGAAGGCCGCCGGGCCGGCCTGGCTCGACTTCATGAAGGTGGCCCTCGAGGG contains these protein-coding regions:
- a CDS encoding PBP1A family penicillin-binding protein, with the protein product MSKKTPKTEEPQSSEARPSRLRRLAGLALKLALLGALLGIGGLGLGFWYLSNDLPSFDSLEDYDPPQTSRVYDVEGKLVGTYFRERRTVVPFAAIPRVLQQAMIAAEDENFFEHEGLDYLGILRAALKNVAAGRVRQGASTITQQVVKTFLLTPERKLKRKMKEMILARRLEQNLSKDEILYLYLNQIYFGHGRYGVEEASRYYFGKSVEDLELDEAAILAGLPKAPAYYSPRRYPEAARKRRSYVLGRMAAAGFISEGEAKIADAIPIHVAPLPPPQAGASYLEEVRRQLIEVLGEEALLEGGLEIHLAMNARMQQAAEDGVRDALHAVDRRQGFRGPLVRVSAETRATLEESFAEELQRRRERGQRMEPWIWNLEELARWDAGGETPPPFELTLPEPGELVAGLVIELPDEKTARISLGSGSGTVRLEDLRWARPFDLEKDTEAPTRISQVLAPLDVVWVRLDAEAPATPGEDSTEIALHLSQLPEVQGALVAIDPRTRGVVAMVGGYDATRDAFNRATQARRQPGSSFKPFVYGAAIDTGLFTAASRVLDAPEVFHDPWTGKVWKPQNYSLRFDGEMSLRQALARSKNIVAVRLIDKVGVDTVVDFARRAGIESKLPRVLPLALGAGEVTPLEHVNAFTTLAAMGVHDQPRMVLEVKNRNKEVIHRSEARPETTLRPAVTFVLADLMTSVMKEGTGKRLNRLGRTVAAKTGTANDQRDAWFVGFTPQMVCGTWVGFDVPKILGQNEYGSKAAGPAWLDFMKVALEGEPIDWFDPPEGIRYLRVDPESGLLAHPDGLGVFEPFVAGTEPLETAPPPDTLLSEDFLTLDPRGIP